The following are from one region of the Quercus robur chromosome 1, dhQueRobu3.1, whole genome shotgun sequence genome:
- the LOC126718443 gene encoding beta-glucosidase 12-like isoform X1: protein MEFLNATTMESKSIQRKILLLALCGYFSKLLRGFSLYVEGFSIHGSAYDTASLNRTSFPEGFIFGTAAAAYQYEGAAYEDGKGPNIWDTYTHEHPERIVNGSNGDVAVDQYHHYKGDVRIMKKMGLDAYRFSISWSRVLPKGKLFGGVNREGIKYYNKLINKLLDRGILPFVTLFHWDLPQALEDEYGGFLSPHIVDDFRDYAELCYKEFGDRVKHWITLNEPLSYSNGGYVTGDSAPGRCSSWQKKNCTGGDSGTEPYLVSHNQLLAHASAVEVYRKKYQQAQKGLMGISLVGDWVVPYSNATQDQDAAQRAHDFRFGWFMDPLTNGDYPHSMQSLVGDRLPKFTKEQSKLLKGSLDFLGLNYYTTNYAADAPKAEKPSYLTDLRANLSSERNGIPIGPEAASSWLHVYPRGIRDSLLYAKTKYNDPLIFITENGISEFNNDTLSLKEALADNYRIDYYHRHFQYILKAIKDGVNVKGYFAWSLLDNFEWGAGYSVRFGINYVDYKNGLKRYPKMSARWFKKFLKP, encoded by the exons ATGGAATTTTTGAATGCTACAACCATGGAGAGTAAGAGTATTCAGAGGAAGATCTTGCTATTGGCTTTATG tGGATATTTTTCAAAGCTGCTTCGTGGTTTTTCCCTTTATGTTGAAGGATTTTCCAT CCATGGCAGTGCTTATGATACTGCTTCACTCAACCGGACCAGTTTTCCcgaaggttttatttttgggacaGCAGCAGCGGCTTATCAG TATGAAGGTGCAGCATATGAAGATGGTAAAGGACCAAATATATGGGACACTTACACTCATGAACATCCag AAAGGATAGTGAATGGAAGCAATGGAGACGTAGCTGTCGATCAATATCATCACTACAAG GGAGATGTTCGAATTATGAAAAAGATGGGCTTAGATGCATATAGATTCTCAATCTCATGGTCTCGAGTACTGCCAA AAGGAAAACTATTTGGAGGTGTGAATAGGGAAGGAATCAAATACTACAACAAACTAATCAATAAGCTCCTAGACAGAG GTATACTCCCCTTTGTGACCCTCTTCCACTGGGATCTTCCCCaagcattggaagatgagtATGGTGGTTTTTTGAGTCCTCATATTGT GGATGATTTTCGGGATTATGCTGAGCTTTGCTATAAAGAATTTGGTGATCGTGTCAAGCATTGGATCACACTAAATGAACCATTGAGCTACTCCAATGGTGGTTATGTTACAGGGGATTCAGCCCCAGGTCGGTGTTCTAGTTGGCAAAAGAAAAATTGCACTGGTGGAGATTCTGGAACAGAACCGTATTTGGTATCACATAATCAACTTCTTGCTCATGCATCTGCGGTTGAAGTGTACAGGAAAAAGTATCAG CAAGCACAGAAAGGCTTGATGGGTATATCCCTAGTTGGAGACTGGGTTGTGCCATACTCTAACGCGACGCAGGACCAAGATGCTGCGCAAAGAGCCCATGATTTCAGGTTTGGATG GTTTATGGATCCCCTAACAAATGGTGACTATCCACATAGCATGCAATCTCTAGTTGGCGACCGATTACCCAAATTCACAAAAGAGCAATCCAAGCTATTAAAAGGGTCACTTGATTTTCTAGGGCTAAACTACTATACTACTAATTATGCAGCTGATGCACCCAAAGCTGAAAAGCCAAGCTACTTAACAGATTTGCGAGCTAATCTTTCTT CTGAGCGTAATGGGATCCCCATCGGTCCAGAG GCTGCTTCAAGTTGGCTCCATGTCTATCCCAGGGGAATTCGAGATAGTCTATTATACGCCAAGACAAAGTACAATGATCCACTAATTTTTATTACCGAGAAtg GGATTTCTGAGTTCAATAATGACACATTGTCGCTTAAGGAAGCCCTTGCAGACAACTATAGAATTGATTATTACCATCGCCATTTTCAGTATATTCTTAAGGCTATCAA GGATGGTGTTAATGTGAAGGGATATTTTGCATGGTCATTATTGGACAACTTTGAATGGGGTGCAGGTTATTCCGTTCGGTTTGGCATCAACTATGTAGACTATAAAAATGGGTTGAAAAGATATCCGAAAATGTCTGCACGTTGGTTTAAGAAATTCCTAAAGCCATAA